Proteins encoded by one window of Melospiza melodia melodia isolate bMelMel2 chromosome 9, bMelMel2.pri, whole genome shotgun sequence:
- the MFSD13A gene encoding transmembrane protein 180 isoform X1: protein MGLRLLACLFHLPTAVIYGSLSLFVSILHNVFLLYYVDTFVSVYKIDKLSFWIGETVFLIWNSLNDPLFGWLSDRVFLSTQQAGAEISSPEVVLKRLRALSHNGPLFAISFLSFWVSWAHPGLQFLLCLCMYDSFLTMVDLHHNALLADLAVSAKDRTSLNFYCSLFSAIGSLSVFMSYAVWNKEDFFSFRIFCVLLALCSIVGFTLSTQLLRQRFQADGKAKWDQESTLKELYIEKLSVPQEKRITLAEYLQQLSRHRNFLWFVCVNLVQVFHCHFNSNFFPLFLEHLLSDQISVSTGSFLLGVSYIAPHLNNLYFLSLCRRYGVYAVVRGLFFLKLALSVVMFLAGPDQVYLLCIFIASNRVFTEGTCKLLNLVVTDLVDEDLVLNRRKQAASALLFGMVALVTKPGQTFAPLIGTWLLCEYTGYDIFQRNPLNNVVSAQPKLEPAMALEPTLRQGCFYLLVFVPIACALLQLLSWSQFSLHGKRLQVVKAQRQSLTQGQAPEVKTI, encoded by the exons ATGGGGCTGCGACTGCTGGCTTGTCTTTTCCATTTGCCCACTGCAGTGATCTACGGGTCTCTGTCGCTCTTTGTTTCCATTTTGCACAACGTGTTCCTCCTGTACTACGTGGACACCTTCGTCTCTGTTTACAAGATTGATAAACTGTCCTTTTGGATAGGAGAG ACAGTGTTTCTGATCTGGAACAGCCTCAATGACCCTCTGTTTGGCTGGCTGAGTGACCGAGTATTCCTTAGCACACAGCA ggcaggagcagagatttcgtCCCCTGAAGTAGTTCTGAAGAGGCTCAGAGCACTAAGCCACAATGGCCCGCTCTTTgccatttctttcctttctttctgggTTTCCTGGGCTCATCCTGGTTTGCAGTTCCTCCTTTGCCTTTGCATGTACGACAGTTTTCTCACCATGGTTGACCTCCATCACAACGCCTTGCTTGCAGACCTGGCTGTTTCAGCAAAAGACAGGACTAGCCTCAACTTCTACTGCTCCCTCTTCAGTGCCATAGGCTCCCTGTCTGTCTTCATGTCCTATGCAGTGTGGAACAAGGAGGACTTCTTTTCCTTCCGCATATTTTGCGTCCTGCTGGCCCTCTGCTCCATTGTTGGTTTCACCCTGTCCACACAGCTGCTCCGCCAGCGTTTTCAGGCTGATGGGAAAGCAAAATGGGACCAGGAATCAACCCTGAAAGA GCTGTACATTGAGAAACTCTCCGTCCCCCAGGAGAAGAGGATCACCCTGGCAGAgtatctccagcagctctcccggCATCGCAACTTCCTCTGGTTTGTCTGCGTGAATCTCGTCCAG GTTTTTCACTGCCATTTTAACAGCAACTTCTTCCCTCTGTTCCTGGAGCACCTGCTGTCAGACCAGATCTCTGTCTCTACTGGATCCTTCCTGCTTG GTGTTTCCTACATTGCCCCCCATCTCAACAACCTCTACTTCCTGTCGCTCTGCCGCCGCTATGGGGTTTACGCTGTGGTGCGAGGACTCTTCTTCCTGAAGCTGGCTCTGAGTGTTGTCATGTTCCTGGCAGGACCTGATCAGGTGTATCTGCTCTGCATCTTCATTGCCAG CAACCGCGTGTTCACAGAAGGGACCTGTAAGTTACTCAACCTGGTGGTCACTGATTTGGTGGATGAGGATCTAGTCCTGAACCGTAGGAAGCAGGCAGCCTCAGCCCTGCTCTTTGGGATGGTGGCTCTGGTCACCAAACCGGGCCAGACCTTCGCCCCTCTGATTGGCACCTGGCTGCTCTGTGAGTACACAG GCTACGACATCTTCCAGCGCAACCCCCTGAACAACGTGGTGAGTGCCCAGCCGAAGCTGGAGCCTGCCATGGCCTTGGAGCCGACTCTTCGCCAGGGCTGCTTTTACCTCCTGGTCTTTGTGCCCATCGCGtgcgccctgctgcagctcctcagctggtCACAGTTCAGCCTGCATGGGAAGCGCCTGCAGGTGGTGAAGGCTCAGCGGCAGAGCCTGACACAAGGCCAAGCACCAGAGGTCAAAACAATCTAA
- the MFSD13A gene encoding transmembrane protein 180 isoform X2, with the protein MGLRLLACLFHLPTAVIYGSLSLFVSILHNVFLLYYVDTFVSVYKIDKLSFWIGETVFLIWNSLNDPLFGWLSDRVFLSTQQAGAEISSPEVVLKRLRALSHNGPLFAISFLSFWVSWAHPGLQFLLCLCMYDSFLTMVDLHHNALLADLAVSAKDRTSLNFYCSLFSAIGSLSVFMSYAVWNKEDFFSFRIFCVLLALCSIVGFTLSTQLLRQRFQADGKAKWDQESTLKELYIEKLSVPQEKRITLAEYLQQLSRHRNFLWFVCVNLVQHLLSDQISVSTGSFLLGVSYIAPHLNNLYFLSLCRRYGVYAVVRGLFFLKLALSVVMFLAGPDQVYLLCIFIASNRVFTEGTCKLLNLVVTDLVDEDLVLNRRKQAASALLFGMVALVTKPGQTFAPLIGTWLLCEYTGYDIFQRNPLNNVVSAQPKLEPAMALEPTLRQGCFYLLVFVPIACALLQLLSWSQFSLHGKRLQVVKAQRQSLTQGQAPEVKTI; encoded by the exons ATGGGGCTGCGACTGCTGGCTTGTCTTTTCCATTTGCCCACTGCAGTGATCTACGGGTCTCTGTCGCTCTTTGTTTCCATTTTGCACAACGTGTTCCTCCTGTACTACGTGGACACCTTCGTCTCTGTTTACAAGATTGATAAACTGTCCTTTTGGATAGGAGAG ACAGTGTTTCTGATCTGGAACAGCCTCAATGACCCTCTGTTTGGCTGGCTGAGTGACCGAGTATTCCTTAGCACACAGCA ggcaggagcagagatttcgtCCCCTGAAGTAGTTCTGAAGAGGCTCAGAGCACTAAGCCACAATGGCCCGCTCTTTgccatttctttcctttctttctgggTTTCCTGGGCTCATCCTGGTTTGCAGTTCCTCCTTTGCCTTTGCATGTACGACAGTTTTCTCACCATGGTTGACCTCCATCACAACGCCTTGCTTGCAGACCTGGCTGTTTCAGCAAAAGACAGGACTAGCCTCAACTTCTACTGCTCCCTCTTCAGTGCCATAGGCTCCCTGTCTGTCTTCATGTCCTATGCAGTGTGGAACAAGGAGGACTTCTTTTCCTTCCGCATATTTTGCGTCCTGCTGGCCCTCTGCTCCATTGTTGGTTTCACCCTGTCCACACAGCTGCTCCGCCAGCGTTTTCAGGCTGATGGGAAAGCAAAATGGGACCAGGAATCAACCCTGAAAGA GCTGTACATTGAGAAACTCTCCGTCCCCCAGGAGAAGAGGATCACCCTGGCAGAgtatctccagcagctctcccggCATCGCAACTTCCTCTGGTTTGTCTGCGTGAATCTCGTCCAG CACCTGCTGTCAGACCAGATCTCTGTCTCTACTGGATCCTTCCTGCTTG GTGTTTCCTACATTGCCCCCCATCTCAACAACCTCTACTTCCTGTCGCTCTGCCGCCGCTATGGGGTTTACGCTGTGGTGCGAGGACTCTTCTTCCTGAAGCTGGCTCTGAGTGTTGTCATGTTCCTGGCAGGACCTGATCAGGTGTATCTGCTCTGCATCTTCATTGCCAG CAACCGCGTGTTCACAGAAGGGACCTGTAAGTTACTCAACCTGGTGGTCACTGATTTGGTGGATGAGGATCTAGTCCTGAACCGTAGGAAGCAGGCAGCCTCAGCCCTGCTCTTTGGGATGGTGGCTCTGGTCACCAAACCGGGCCAGACCTTCGCCCCTCTGATTGGCACCTGGCTGCTCTGTGAGTACACAG GCTACGACATCTTCCAGCGCAACCCCCTGAACAACGTGGTGAGTGCCCAGCCGAAGCTGGAGCCTGCCATGGCCTTGGAGCCGACTCTTCGCCAGGGCTGCTTTTACCTCCTGGTCTTTGTGCCCATCGCGtgcgccctgctgcagctcctcagctggtCACAGTTCAGCCTGCATGGGAAGCGCCTGCAGGTGGTGAAGGCTCAGCGGCAGAGCCTGACACAAGGCCAAGCACCAGAGGTCAAAACAATCTAA